In Chitinophagaceae bacterium, the DNA window ATGCGATGCTCAGTATTTTTTCCTGCCCGTAATCGGGAGCAAGCAGCAGGCGACGTGCCTCATTGATACGGTATGAATTGATAAAATCTGCATAGTTCTGATTCATGCTTTCATTGATGATCTGGGAAAGATGGTGAGAAGAAACACCTGCTTTTTCTGCGAGTTGTTGAATTTTCAGGTTGCTGTCTAAAAAAGGTTTTTCAGTTTCCATTACTGACAATAATTTATCAAGACTCGCCTTGGCATGTTCTTCTTTTAGTGAAGAGCGAGCATATTTTACTTCCTGTTTTTTTCCATTGGAAGAAACTATTCCATTGAAAATTTCAGGTTGACGGAATCCAAGGTAACCTACTGTATAAATGAATACCGTCATGGAAAATGAAATCAAATAGTCATATTCAACTTTGATCAATCCAGACCAGGCCAGCGTCCAATAACTCCATACCGCGACGGTAAATCCTGCATAAAGCCAGGCGATTTTTTTCAGCCAGTTATGTTTTGAGTGTTCTTCTTTCAAAGCATATTTATTTAATTGATGGTAGTCGTTCCGGAGAAAAAGAAAAATGGCAATGCCATAAACAACTAAGCTGATGTTTTGAAGATGAGTAAAAAGCAGGTTAATCGTGTCAATCGTTGATCCGAACGAAAAGAAATGCACGCGCAACCATTCAACTCTGCCAAAAGTATTTCGGATAATCAGCGGGATAAGAAATAAAAATTGAATGATGGCCGGTATAAAATGCAGCGCATACTTTTTAGGAAGTTGCCCGGTTTCCAGCGTCAGCAGATAAATATAAATTAACGGGCCATATAAAAAGGTGAATGGTTCGATCCAAAAATTCATCCAGGTATATTTTGCTGCATAACCACTCCAGTAGGCAACATAATACATCATCATGACGGAAAAAAATAACAGCACAAAAGCGAGTATCGTATTGGCTTTCCTGTTTCCTTTTTTATGAATGAAGAGCAGAATAGAAAGAAATAATCCCTGCACGGCACCAAGGAGGAAAAGGGTAGTCCACTGGTCAAGAGAGGGTTTAATCATTTTACTAAAAGTTAAAGTGTATGCGCTTGAATTATTTGGAGTGAAACATTTATCATCGTGTGCGTCTTAATGCTATCCTCATGATTTGCATTTGGCGAAATAGCAACATTATATTTCAGGAGTTGAATGCGAAGTTATGAGCGAAAGATGTGAGTCGCAAAAAAATGGTTGCAACAGTAAGCTTTATTATGAAAATTCAACATCAATAGTGTAATGGCTTTTGAAAGTATTCATTTACAACTATTATAGTAGTTTGTGCCAAAATTCATCAATAACCTCACGTTATGATCATTGAAAACCGAATGGTGGTCACCTTGAATTACCGGCTTACCGTAAATGAAAACGGAAGCGAAGTGGAAGTGGAGAAAACAACTGCAGAAAATCCTTTTGTATTCCTGTTCGGCGCCGGACAATTGCTTCCTGATTTTGAAACTAATTTGTCAGGTAAAAGTGCCGGCGACACTTTTGACTTTCTTATCAGCGCAGAGAAAGGATATGGATTGAGTGATGTGCAAAACATTGTGCCCATTCCCATCACTGTTTTCGTTGATGATTCAGGAAAGCCCGATACTTCTTTACTGAAAGTTGGTAATGTGCTGCCTATGTCAGATAATTCCGGAAATAAATATCAGGGCAGGATTAAGGAAGTGAATGAAGAACAGGTGATCATGGATTTTAATCATCCGCTTTCTGACAAAGAATTGCATTTCGTTGGAGAAGTAGTCGAAGTGCGTTTAGCTACGCTGGAAGAACTGCAACATGGCCATGTTCATGGAGCCGGCGGTCATCAGCATTGATAGCAGCTACACCATTTAATAACAGCGCGTTATAGTTTTATTTAATCAGCGATCTTTCCGGTTTCAGTAATTCAGGATACTGTTGCTGAAAGCGTTTGATGCGCGGAATGGATTCATGCTGAACATATGCGCTGGAAGGATTGAGTTGAATATAATTCTGATGATAACCTTCTGCTTCATAGAATTCCGTGAAGGGCACAACCTGTGTTGCAATGGGCGCTGCATATTTTCCTGATGCATTCAACTGGTTGATGTAATCCATTGCAAGTTTTTTCTCCATGTCATTACGATAGAAAACAATAGAACGGTATTGTGTTCCATGATCCGGACCTTGCCCATTCACTTGCGTTGGATCCTGCGAAGCAAAAAACACTTTCAGTAATGTTGGATAATCCACAATAGCAGAATCATAATAAACCGTTACTGATTCAGCATGACCTGTTCTTCCGGAGCCCACTTCTTCATAGGTTGGATTTTTTTCTATTCCTCCGGCATATCCTGAAATAGCTTCCTGCACACCTTTTACGCTTTCAAATACACCTTCCACACACCAGAAACAACCGGCGGCGAAAGTGGCCTGGTGATATTTTGCAAGCTCTGATGCAGATAAAGTCTTTGTGGCAGTCGAAGAATTCATTTCAGGTGCATCGGTCTTGGTTTTTTCTGCGCAGGATGACAAGCTGATCGTCAGTAATACGGAGGGCATTATTATCCGGATGAATTTCATGGGTGGGATTTATTGATGAAATGCAAATTACGAAATGATTGCAAAAATGGATGTGAAATGAATTTGAATTTGTAACACAACTCCCAACACAAAAAGAGTGATCGGGCTCGGCGGAAAGTTATTGTTAACGAATTGGAAACTTAATCTTCATCAGAATTCGATTTTATTCCAATACCGATTCTGAGGAGTTTTGTGTTGCTGAAATCAAGCAATAACATGAAAACAATTGAAATTCAGAAGTGGCAGGTTATGATAAGTTGTTTGATGCTTACCTTTTACAATGGTGCGTCGCAAATTCCCGATTGGAGTTCAAATGTCGCAGGCATTATTTATTCCAATTGTACTACTTGTCACCGCGAAGGAGGAATTGCTCCATTTTCATTGATGTCATACGACGATGTGGTGAACAACGCATGGTCGGTTCAGGCAGATGTTAACGCCCATAAAATGCCACCCTGGCCGCCGGATGCTTCCTATAATCATTTTCGCGATGAGAAAGTTTTATCAGAGGAAGAGATTAACACAATCAATAATTGGGTAAACGGTGGAATGCCAGCCGGTGATTTGATAACAGCGCCGCTTGCTCCTGTTTTTAATGGTAACGCTCTGATGAATGTTATTGATGACGTAATCAAAGTACCTGTTTATAAGATCCAGAAAGACATCGATGAATACCGGACTTTTGTGGTTCATTCTAACTTCACGGAGACAAAATATTTAGACAAGGTGGAGTTTATTCCCGGAAATTCTTCTGTGGTGCATCATGTTTTTTTGATACAGGATACTTCTGATTATTCTTACAACAGAGATCTTAACGATCCCGGTCCGGGTTATAAAGGCGGAGGTTTTGGAGATATAGGTCCAAGCGCTGAAATGCTTTGCGGTTGGATTCCCGGCTGCGATATGATCACACTTCCTGACAATATGGGTTTTGAAGTTCCGGCAGGAGCCGATTTTGTAATATCTTTTCATTATTCACCCGGCAGCAAGAATAAAGTCGACAGCACAAAAATAAACCTGCATTTCACTGCACAACCAACGGTGCGGAAAGTGAAGAATGAGCGCATTCTTTCCTGGTTTACTAATTCACTGATCAATCCTCCGTTTTTAATTCCTGCGAATTCAGTGAAAACATTTTATAATCGTTCGGGACTGTTTGAAACAGACCAATCCATAATTTCTGTTCAGCCTCACATGCACCTGATCGGAAAATCTTACAAAGTGTTTATGGTTACTGAACCCGGAGATACCACCAACCTCATTTATATCCCTGACTGGAATTTTTACTGGCAGTTCAATTATTTTTTCACAAAAGTCATCAAGATTCCTGTGAATGCACAGATTTTTGGATGTGCCGTGTATGACAACACCATTAATAATCCGTTTAATCCTAATAACCCGCCAGAAGATGTGAAAGCCGGTGAAAGCACTTTTGATGAAATGATGGGCTGCCGGTTTTCAATACTTGACTACCAGCCCGGAGATGAGACTATTATTTTGGATTCATCATTTTATGAAACGACCGGACTAAACAATAGCGATGTCGCGTTAGCAGTAAATATTTCACCCAATCCTGCAAATGATAAGCTATATGTAGTTGCTATGATTCCGGAACATGAAGTGAATTGGAAATTGATCAATCAAACGGGTAATGTTGTAAAACAAAAATTGGAGAAATTTATTCCTGATGGAATCTATCCTTTTGAAATAACTGTTGATGAACTTCAGCCTGGTATGTACTTCCTCTCAGTTTTATCAGGTGATAAAAGTAGTGTGAGTAAAATAGTAGTGATGCATTGAACCCGGATTTTTCAGTTCAAACAGAAATGGGTTCAACTTTTCCGGCAAAATCGGGATAGAACTGGCGAGGGTTTCCGGACTGAAAACAAAACACTGTTGATTTTTTGTATTGACAAGACTGGATTATTTCAGCACCGCAATTTTTTCGCTTATAATTGTTTCATTATTGAAATGGATGCTGATTAAGTAAATCCCTATCGAAAGGTTTTCACCAACGGGTATTACATATTGATGTGTACCAACGCTCAGGTTTGAACTTTGAACGATCACCTTTTTTCCGGCTACGTCTGTAAGGAATAAATCGAAAGTACCATCTGTTGGCGATGTTAACAGGAGATTTATAGATCCGTCAGCATTGGGAGGTAATATTTTAAAATTGTATTCATCATCATTAAATCCTTCAATCGTAATCTGATTGCAGAAGGTATCTACACAACCGGTTGCTGTTTCAATCACGAGACAGATTTGATACTCGCCGGATTCATTAACGGTAATATGTGGTTCGGGCCTCATCACTAAACAAGTCGTTGTTGATATACCAATGCCAGGAAACTACATCGCCTGTTGAAGAGTTTCCATTTAAGAAAATAGTAAATCCATCTACGCTCCAGGTAAAATGCGCTTCGCAATCTCCCTGAGGTTCTTCTACTACTACGCCGTGACAAAAAGTATCTACACAACCTGCAGCAGTTTCAATCACGAGACAGATTTGATACTCGCCGTATTCATTAACGGTAATATGTGGTTCGGAGCCGTCGCTGAACAAATCATTGTTGATATACCAATGCCAGGAAACTACATCACCAGTTGAAGTATTTCCATTTAAGAAAATAGTAAAACCATCCACACTCCAGGTAAAATGCGCTTCGCAATCTTCCTGAGGCTCTTCAACCACCACACCATGACAGAAAGTATCTACACAACCTGAAGCAGTTTCAATCACGAGACAGATTTGATACTCGCCGGATTCATTAACGGTAATATGTGGTTCAGAGCCGTCGCTAAACAAATCATTGTTGATGTACCAATGCCAGGAAACCACATCGCCACCTGTTGAAGAGTTTCCATTTAAGAAAATAGTAAATCCATCAACGCTCCAGGTAAAATGCGCTTCGCAATCTCCCTGAGGTTCTTCTACTACTACGCCGTGACAAAAAGTATCCACACAACCTGCAGCAGTTTCAATCACGAGACAGATTTGATACTCGCCGGATTCATTAACGGTAATATGTGGTTCAGAGCCGTCGCTAAACAAATCATTGTTGATGTACCAATGCCAGGAAACCACATCGCCACCTGTTGAAGAGTTTCCATTTAAGAAAATAGTAAATCCATCAACGCTCCAGGTAAAATGCGCTTCGCAATCTCCCTGAGGCTCTTCAACCACCACACCATGACAGAAAGTATCCACACAACCTGCAGCAGTTTCAATCACGAGACAGATTTGATATTCGCCGGATTCATTAACCGTGATATGCGCTTCCGGGCCATCATCACTGAAAAGGTCGTTGTTGATGTACCAATGCCAGGAAACCACATCACCACCGGTTGAAGAGTTTCCATTTAAGAAAATAGTAAATCCATCTACGCTCCAGGTAAAATGCGCTTCGCAATCTCCCTGAGGTTCTTCTACTACTACGCCGTGACAAAAAGTATCTACACAACCTGAAGCAGTTTCAATCACGAGACAGATTTGATACTCCCCGGATTCATTAACGGTAATATGTGGTTCGGAGTCGTCGCTGAACAAATCATTGTTGATATACCAATGCCAGGAGACTACATCGCCTGTAGAAGAGTTTCCATTTAAGAAAATAGTAAATCCATCTACGCTCCAGGTAAAATGCGCTTCGCAATCTCCCTGAGGTTCCGGCACAACAACACCATGACAGAAAGTATCCACACAACCTGCAGCAGTTTCAATCACAAGACAGATTTGATATTCGCCGGATTCATTAACGGTAATATGTGGTTCAGAGCCGTCGCTAAACAAATCATTGTTGATGTACCAATGCCAGGAGACTACATCACCGGTTGAAGAATTTCCATTTAAGAAAATAGTAAATCCATCAACGCTCCAGGTAAAATGCGCTTCGCAATCTCCCTGAGGTTCCGGCACTACAACACCATGACAGAAAGTATCCACACAACCTGAAGAAGTTTCAATCACGAGACAGATTTGATATTCGCCTGGTTCATTAACTGTTATATTGGTTTCCGGTCCGGCATCACTAAAGAGATCATTGTTTGCAAACCAATGCCAGGAAACAACATCACCTGCAGTACCTGAACCATTGAGTGAAATCGTATAGTCGTTTACATCAAACGTAAAATATGCTTCACAGGGACTGGCCTGAACTCTCAAAAAAGAGAACAGAATTAACAATATTGAAATGAGCTTTTTCATCATTTCTGAATTAGTGTTCTCAAACTTAAGCATAATGATCAGAAAGTATGTTTTTCGGAAGGGCTTTATTTTTTAGGGAAATCATCCCCACTGAATAATCATCCCAATAAGAATTTGATTTTACGACAAGGCTTTAAAAGAAAAGCCCCGAATCATTGCTGAGTCGGGGCTTCATTTTTTGACTTTCATTATTTAATTACTTCTTCTCATCCTTCACCTCTTCATAGGGTACATCCTGCACAGTTTCTTCTTTAGGTGTAGATTCATTTCCACTTTCATTCGAAGCACCATCAGTTGGTGCGCCGGGTTGTGGTTGCTGTGCTTTATAAAGATCTTCAGAAGCGGCCTGCCATGCAACATTCAGGTCATTCATGGAAGAATCAATCCCCGCAATATCCTGATTTTTGTGTGCATCTTTCAACCGGCCAAGTGCAGATTCAATAGTGGCTTTTTTATCACCGGGAATTTTTTCTCCGAATTCTTTCAGTTGTTTTTCTGTCTGGAATACAAGTGAATCAGCGGTGTTCAGCTTGTCCACTTTTTCACGTGCCTCTTTATCTGCAGCTTCATTCGCACGGGCGTCATTCCGCATCTTTTCCACTTCTTCTTTGCTCAGGCCTGTTGATGCCTGAATCTTAATGGTTTGTTCTTTGCCAGTGCCTTTATCTTTAGCACTTACATTCAAAATGCCATTCGCATCAATGTCAAAAGTAACTTCAACCTGCGGTACACCACGCGGTGCCGGTGGAATTCCATCAAGCATAAACCTCCCAATTGTACGATTATCGCGTGCCATTGAACGTTCGCCCTGCATTACATGAATTTCAACTGAAGGCTGACTGTCAGCAGCAGTTGTAAATGTTTCTGATTTACGGGTAGGAATGGTAGTGTTGGATTCAATCAGTTTGGTCATTACGCCACCGAGCGTTTCAATACCAAGTGAAAGAGGAGTTACATCAAGCAGCAACACATCCTTTACATCACCTGCAAGTACACCACCTTGTATCGAAGCACCAATAGCAACCACCTCATCCGGATTAACTCCTTTAGAAGGTTTTTTGCCAAAGAACTTTTCAACCACTTCCTGAATCTTTGGGATGCGTGTTGATCCGCCAACCAATATCACTTCATCAATTTGTGAAACATTCACACCTGCATCTGCAACAGCTTTGCGGCAGGGCTCCAGCGAACGCTCTACTAAATGATCAACCAATGATTCAAACTTAGCGCGTGAAAGTTTTTTCACTAAGTGTTTTGGAACACCATCCACGGCAGTGATATAGGGTAAATTAATTTCACTTTCAACAGAAGACGACAGTTCAATCTTCGCTTTTTCAGCAGCTTCTTTCAGGCGCTGTAAAGCCATCGGATCCTTTTTCAGATCAATGTTCGGTTCATCTTTTTTAAACTCATCAGCCAGCCATTCAATCACTACCTGGTCGAAGTCATCACCGCCCAGATGTGTATCACCATTGGTAGATTTTACTTCAAAAACACCTTCACCCAAATCAAGAATGGAAATATCAAACGTACCACCTCCAAGATCATATACAGCAATCTTCATGTCTTTGTGCTTCTTGTCTAAGCCATAGGCAAGTGCAGCAGCAGTTGGTTCGTTGATGATACGAAGGACTTTTAATCCTGCAATTTCACCTGCCTCTTTTGTAGCATGGCGCTGCGAATCGTTAAAATAAGCAGGAACAGTAATCACCGCTTCAGTAACCGGTTGACCCAGATAATCTTCCGCAGTTTTTTTCATCTTCTGCAAAATCATTGCAGAAATTTCCTGTGGTGTGTAATTGCGATCGTTGATCTTTACACGCACCGTATCATTTTCTCCTTTCTGTACGTCGTAAGCAACATATTTTAATTCAGAGGCAACTTCTTCATGTCTGCGACCCATAAAACGCTTGATAGATGCAATCGTGTTTTTAGGGTTGGTGATTGCCTGGCGTTTTGCAGGCGCTCCCACTTTCCTTTCACCATTTTGTAAGAATGCCACTACCGAAGGCGTTGTCCTTGCTCCTTCATCATTTGCAATTACAACTGGATCTGCACCTTCCATCACTGCTACGCAGGAGTTGGTGGTGCCGAGATCAATGCCTATTATTTTTCCCATGTTATTTGTTTTTTAGAATTTTGAACAACCCCGCTTGTCAATAGTTATGCCACCGGGTATATAGCAAGAAATATTGGCACTATGCCATAAGAGGAGGGATTATCCTGTTGCTATGGTGACAAAAAGACAGTAATTCAAAAGCAAAAGTCGCCTTCGGTATTCTCAAACCGGAGGTGTTTCGTAATGGGACTGCAGGCCAGCGTATCGATGGTATGATCATCAATTTGCACTTTATAAATTGTTTTATAAAAACGGCAAGAGAACAGTCCAAGGCCATTTTCAATATTGGTGTACTCTGGCTGAATATTTCCGGATGTAAGTCCTTGCTGTGCAATAGCAACCTGGTTGTAAGTGTCAAGCGTTTCTCCGCCTGCTGAAAACATAAAATCAAAATTGAGAGCCTGGCGGTAAATAGTCACATCGTCTGTCAATTGCGAATTCACAAAGGAATAAAAACCATCACCGGGAATATCGTAATCAATAGTTTGGCCACCTCCCGTACTATTGGAACGTTTGGTCGTAAAAATTTCCCAGTCAATGTATTTATCCGTAAAGACGGAAGGATCAGCAACATTAACTTCCCTGTAATTGAACCGGATGATAAGCCCGTATATTTTTGCATCTTTTGCTGAAATAAATTGCCCATTGTATTCATCACCGGGAAAGAAATTCACCTTCTGACTGGGGGTGGGTCTCAACACGGTGAAATCGTTAATGATCTCCGTCTCAGAACTGATTACTTTTCCATTGTCAGATTCAGTGATGATCAAATGATAACTGCTGTTTTGATCAATTACTTCTTTGGTTTTATACAGATAATTCGGAGAAGCTGCGAAAATGCCAGTGTCTTTCACGTATCCTTCCAGGTTCCCATCTACCTTTTCCATATCGATGGTTTTTTTTAGCACACCGTTTTGGTATTGTTGCAACTGAACCGTAATATGCTGATAATAGAGTGAATCAGGAATCTGAGCAATTTCAAGAGCGCTTGTTGTTTTATCAAGGTAAGCTTTATTCACCTTGATATATTGTGCACTATCTGTAGGATCAAGTAAGCCATATACAATTGCAATGTCTTCCCAATCGGAAGTAACATTGAAATCAGTTTTACAGGAATAAATAAGTGTGGATAAAATGGTGGCTGCTAAAAGGAAACGCTTCATGGCGGCAAAAATATAAATAACTTCTGATTGTTGTTTGTTGCCAGGATCGTTGCATGCGCTTCAAATGCAGTAGGTTTTGAAAAATTGCTTTTGCATGACCGTTCTAAAAACAATTAATATGCTTCCATTTGAAAGATTACTTACCAGAACCTGACATCCAATTAACAAGTGCAATTCATACCTTGCAGCCATTATTTCAATATACTTCAGCCCGAAAAAAATGACTGACTTCAGCAGTGCCAAGAAAATCACCACGCATACCTTGCGTGAAATGAAGGAAGAAGGTGTGAAAATCTCAATGCTCACTTCCTACGATTATTCCTTCGCAAAAATTGTGGATGCTGCCGGCATTGATGTCATTCTGGTAGGCGATTCAGCCTCCAACGTAATGGCCGGACATGAAACCACACTCCCCATCACGCTTGATCAGATGATCTATCATGCTTCATCTGTTGTACGTGGTATCAGCCGCGCCCTGGTAGTTGTTGATCTGCCTTTTGGTTCTTACCAGGGAAATTCAAAAGAAGCGCTTAATTCTGCTATTCGTATTATGAAGGAATCGGGTGCACATGCAGTAAAACTGGAAGGAGGAAGAGAAGTGAAAGACTCCATAGAACGCATTGTCTCTGCAGGTGTTCCTGTAATGGGTCACCTCGGATTGACACCGCAGTCGATCTACAAATTCGGAACATATGTAGTGCGTGCACAGGAAGAAGAAGAGGCACAACGACTTCGGGAAGATGCCCTGTTTCTACAGCAGGCAGGTTGCTTCTCTGTGGTTTTGGAAAAGATCCCGGCAATGTTAGCTGCAGAAGTTGCGGCTTCAGTAAAAATTCCGGTCATTGGTATCGGTGCAGGAAATCAGGTAGATGGTCAGGTATTGGTCATTCATGACATGCTGGGAATAAATAAAGAATTTAAACCGCGGTTTTTGCGCAGGTATTCTAATTTATATGATGAAATAAAAATCGCTGTATCCAAATATATTGATGATGTTAAGACCGAAGATTTTCCCAATGAAAATGAACAGTATTGAATACCATTGAATTAATTAAAGCCGACGACCGTAAACTGTTTGTCCTGATGAAGCTATCGCAGTATTTCTCTTTATTCATCATCATTTCTGTATGCTGTTTAACAATGAAATCAACTGCACAGGATTCGTCATGGTTGCCCCAAAAACGGTCTTTGTTTTCATACCTGGAAAAAAAATCATTGCTTGATGACGGTGGAATACGGGCGGAAAATTCCAGGAGTGATTCGATAGATATCCTGGACTATCACATCAGTCTTTCGATCACTGATTTTACAAGCAAGATGATTGGAGGAAATTGTACGATCTCGCTTCGCTCTAAGATCGAAGACTGTTCATTTATAGATTTGGACCTGCTGGGTCTCACCATTGATTCGGCGAAACAAAACAACGAGGCGCTCACTTTTACTTATTCAAATGATGTGTTGTTAAGAGTATATTTTGTGCAGCCTCTTAACACCGGTGATTCAACGGCAATCACCGTTTATTATCGCGGTATTCCACAAGTAGATGTGACGGGTTGGGGCGGTTTTTATTTTTCAGGTGATTATGCATATAACCTCGGAGTTGGATTTGGAGCTGATCCGCATCCTTTCGGGCGTGCCTGGTTTCCATGTTTTGATAATTTTATTGAGAGAAGCACCTTTCATTTTTCTATTACTACCGCGAATACAAAAATGGCTTTGTGTAATGGTGAGCTTACATCTGCGATAGAAAATGGCGACGGCACTAAAACCTGGAACTGGCAGATGATACAAACTATTCCTAGTTATCTTGCCTGTGTTGCAGTAGGAACTTATTCCCCTGCCTATCTTTCATATGCTGGCATTAACGGAACCATTCCTGTTCAACTGGGAGCAATGGCCGCCGATACCACCAAAATGAAAAACTCATTTGCACACTTAATCGATGCATTGTCTGTTTTTGAAACCTCTTTTGGCGCTTACCATTGGAATAAAGTGGGCTATTCACTTGTGCCTTTCTCAAGCGGCGCTATGGAACACGCAACCAATATCGCTTATCCTGTATTCATGGCCAATGGTACTCTTGACTGGGAAGATTTTTATGTTCATGAGCTTTCTCACCATTGGTTTGGTGACCTTGTAACGTGCAGAACGCAGGAAGATATGTGGCTTAATGAAGGTTGGGCGGCTTATTGCGAGCGGCTATTTCATGAATCGGTGTATGGCAAAACCGACTACGATATCGCCATTGCAAACAACCATGCGCAGGTGGTGCACTACGCTCATACTCCCGCCGGTGATGGTTCGTATCTGCCTGTATCCGGTATTTCACACGATTATACTTATGGAACAACCGTTTATGATAAAGGCGCTGACGTGGTGCATACGTTGCGTGGCTATATGGGAGATTCATTGTTCTTTCACTGTGTCACCAACTATCTTTCTGAATTTGCATTCCGTGATGCGGCCAGTGAAGACCTGCGCGACTATCTGACAGCTTGTTCAGGTATCGATCTTTATCATTTTTTTAACGACTGGATATTTAGTCCCGGATTTCCGCAGTTTTCAATTGATTCAATGGAGGTTTTTCCGGATGGAAGTGCTTACGCTGTGAATGTTTTTATAAGGCAGAAGCTTGATCATGCACCGCATTTTTATCAGCAGGTTCCGCTTGAAATAACTTTTAAAGATCAATTCTGGAATACCTTAACGGAAAGCACTGTTATAAATGGCCCATGCAGTATCTATTCAGGTATTCTTCCATTCAATCCAATTTACGCAGGGCTTGATCTGTCGGAGAAAATTTCAGATGCAATTACTACCGGAACCAATACCGTGAAGACCACCGGTTTGCAAACATTTGCGAATGGTGGAATTACACTCAATGTTTCAACATTACCCGATTCTGCTT includes these proteins:
- the dnaK gene encoding molecular chaperone DnaK, which produces MGKIIGIDLGTTNSCVAVMEGADPVVIANDEGARTTPSVVAFLQNGERKVGAPAKRQAITNPKNTIASIKRFMGRRHEEVASELKYVAYDVQKGENDTVRVKINDRNYTPQEISAMILQKMKKTAEDYLGQPVTEAVITVPAYFNDSQRHATKEAGEIAGLKVLRIINEPTAAALAYGLDKKHKDMKIAVYDLGGGTFDISILDLGEGVFEVKSTNGDTHLGGDDFDQVVIEWLADEFKKDEPNIDLKKDPMALQRLKEAAEKAKIELSSSVESEINLPYITAVDGVPKHLVKKLSRAKFESLVDHLVERSLEPCRKAVADAGVNVSQIDEVILVGGSTRIPKIQEVVEKFFGKKPSKGVNPDEVVAIGASIQGGVLAGDVKDVLLLDVTPLSLGIETLGGVMTKLIESNTTIPTRKSETFTTAADSQPSVEIHVMQGERSMARDNRTIGRFMLDGIPPAPRGVPQVEVTFDIDANGILNVSAKDKGTGKEQTIKIQASTGLSKEEVEKMRNDARANEAADKEAREKVDKLNTADSLVFQTEKQLKEFGEKIPGDKKATIESALGRLKDAHKNQDIAGIDSSMNDLNVAWQAASEDLYKAQQPQPGAPTDGASNESGNESTPKEETVQDVPYEEVKDEKK
- a CDS encoding T9SS type A sorting domain-containing protein; protein product: MKTIEIQKWQVMISCLMLTFYNGASQIPDWSSNVAGIIYSNCTTCHREGGIAPFSLMSYDDVVNNAWSVQADVNAHKMPPWPPDASYNHFRDEKVLSEEEINTINNWVNGGMPAGDLITAPLAPVFNGNALMNVIDDVIKVPVYKIQKDIDEYRTFVVHSNFTETKYLDKVEFIPGNSSVVHHVFLIQDTSDYSYNRDLNDPGPGYKGGGFGDIGPSAEMLCGWIPGCDMITLPDNMGFEVPAGADFVISFHYSPGSKNKVDSTKINLHFTAQPTVRKVKNERILSWFTNSLINPPFLIPANSVKTFYNRSGLFETDQSIISVQPHMHLIGKSYKVFMVTEPGDTTNLIYIPDWNFYWQFNYFFTKVIKIPVNAQIFGCAVYDNTINNPFNPNNPPEDVKAGESTFDEMMGCRFSILDYQPGDETIILDSSFYETTGLNNSDVALAVNISPNPANDKLYVVAMIPEHEVNWKLINQTGNVVKQKLEKFIPDGIYPFEITVDELQPGMYFLSVLSGDKSSVSKIVVMH
- a CDS encoding DUF4249 family protein yields the protein MKRFLLAATILSTLIYSCKTDFNVTSDWEDIAIVYGLLDPTDSAQYIKVNKAYLDKTTSALEIAQIPDSLYYQHITVQLQQYQNGVLKKTIDMEKVDGNLEGYVKDTGIFAASPNYLYKTKEVIDQNSSYHLIITESDNGKVISSETEIINDFTVLRPTPSQKVNFFPGDEYNGQFISAKDAKIYGLIIRFNYREVNVADPSVFTDKYIDWEIFTTKRSNSTGGGQTIDYDIPGDGFYSFVNSQLTDDVTIYRQALNFDFMFSAGGETLDTYNQVAIAQQGLTSGNIQPEYTNIENGLGLFSCRFYKTIYKVQIDDHTIDTLACSPITKHLRFENTEGDFCF
- a CDS encoding T9SS type A sorting domain-containing protein, with the translated sequence MIETATGCVDTFCNQITIEGFNDDEYNFKILPPNADGSINLLLTSPTDGTFDLFLTDVAGKKVIVQSSNLSVGTHQYVIPVGENLSIGIYLISIHFNNETIISEKIAVLK
- a CDS encoding AraC family transcriptional regulator, whose protein sequence is MIKPSLDQWTTLFLLGAVQGLFLSILLFIHKKGNRKANTILAFVLLFFSVMMMYYVAYWSGYAAKYTWMNFWIEPFTFLYGPLIYIYLLTLETGQLPKKYALHFIPAIIQFLFLIPLIIRNTFGRVEWLRVHFFSFGSTIDTINLLFTHLQNISLVVYGIAIFLFLRNDYHQLNKYALKEEHSKHNWLKKIAWLYAGFTVAVWSYWTLAWSGLIKVEYDYLISFSMTVFIYTVGYLGFRQPEIFNGIVSSNGKKQEVKYARSSLKEEHAKASLDKLLSVMETEKPFLDSNLKIQQLAEKAGVSSHHLSQIINESMNQNYADFINSYRINEARRLLLAPDYGQEKILSIAFDSGFQNKATFNAAFKKYTGMSPTEYKKYHQRVLAN
- the msrA gene encoding peptide-methionine (S)-S-oxide reductase MsrA, with protein sequence MKFIRIIMPSVLLTISLSSCAEKTKTDAPEMNSSTATKTLSASELAKYHQATFAAGCFWCVEGVFESVKGVQEAISGYAGGIEKNPTYEEVGSGRTGHAESVTVYYDSAIVDYPTLLKVFFASQDPTQVNGQGPDHGTQYRSIVFYRNDMEKKLAMDYINQLNASGKYAAPIATQVVPFTEFYEAEGYHQNYIQLNPSSAYVQHESIPRIKRFQQQYPELLKPERSLIK
- a CDS encoding FKBP-type peptidyl-prolyl cis-trans isomerase, producing the protein MIIENRMVVTLNYRLTVNENGSEVEVEKTTAENPFVFLFGAGQLLPDFETNLSGKSAGDTFDFLISAEKGYGLSDVQNIVPIPITVFVDDSGKPDTSLLKVGNVLPMSDNSGNKYQGRIKEVNEEQVIMDFNHPLSDKELHFVGEVVEVRLATLEELQHGHVHGAGGHQH